The genomic segment GTTGTAGGAATCATTTTTTTGAGCGGAATTGTGAATCTGCTGGTTGGATCGGCTTCTGCCAAGTGGGCACTCATCGCTCCCATCTTTGTCCCCATGCTGATGCAGCTCGGCATCTCACCTGATCTGACCCAGGCAGCCTATCGTGTCGGTGATTCGGTTTCAAATATTATCACTCCGCTGCTACCGTACTTCCCGCTCGTGGTTGTCTTTTGTCAGCGCTATGTGAAGAATACGGGAATCGGGACACTTATTTCAATGATGCTGCCGTATGCTATTATTTTTATGATCACCTGGACCATCTTTCTGCTGGTCTACTGGGCGATTGGAATTCCACTGAGTTTTGAGGCGTATTACACCTATCCGGCTGGTGGGTAGGTCAGATATGAGATGTGAGTTAAGTTGAAAGCACGAGCGAGACGCTCGCGCTATTACAAATGTGAGTTAGGTTGAAAGTAAGAGCGAGGACGCTTGCGCTATTCTAAATTAAGAATCGAAATGGCGCAAGCAGCCTGCCCCGAAACGAAATGGCGCAAGCGTCTCGCTTGTGCCTATTACCTATTGCTTGTGCCTATTGCCTATTTCAATATCCCGCATGTGCCTGTTTCACTCGAATATATTTCTAACATTTATCAACCCTTGCTTTCCAGAATAATCTGAAGCACTACTAAATACATAATCAGTTGCTTTAAACACAAAACCTGCTTTTACAGGATTTTGATGAATGTATTCAATTTTTTCTTTGATCAAATAATGGTTATCCAATTCAAGTGGATGAAAGTTTCTTTTCCACAGTTGATAAGTTGTATTCGATTTTCTTTTATTCCCTTCAAATCTAAAAGACTTCAAAAGCCATTTCTTTCGACTTTCTCTTGGGTTGCTTTTGATGACATCTAAGAGTGTTTTTGATGTGAATCCACGGAAGTCTCGAATCGTGTTACTTAGATTTGATTCATCACTTGAGCTCAAAATTAAATGAATATGATTTGTCATGATGCAATACGCATAAATGATCAATCCTTTATTCTTTTGGCAATATTGAAGATTGTTAATTATAACCTTCCGGTATTCATTCCTGGTAAATAAATCAATCCATTTCACAACTGTAAATGTGACGAAATAGGGAAGATTATCATCAAAAATTTTAAACTTTTCACTCATCGATCTGAAAACGTTTTTTATAAGTATGAATCGAAAAAGTGAAAAACCTTACAGAATATTCTTATCGTACTGATTATTCTTGTAAACAAAAGATCAGCAGAAGTGATACGCTGACACTAAAAAGATTCCTGAGATTTGAATTTAGTGCATAGCACGAGTGGGATACTCATTTCAGTTTTGAGCAGGTTGTCTACGCAAAGCACGAGCGAGACGCTCGCGCTATATCTAAATTAAGAATCGAAATGGCGCAAGCGTCCCGCTTGTGCCTGTTTCAGTCCGATTCTTAGATTTGCGACAGTAACCTCACTTCATTACTCATTTGTAGCATACAGCCACTCATTCTCCCGTTTCACATTGATACCGGAATCCTTGTATGGATTTACAGTAAGCCTCATCTGAATGTGGCCGGTAGTACCGTCGGCATTTTGAAAATCCGGGTTATTACCTTCAAGGTCCGAAATACCGATAATGGTAATTGTTGAGTCGGTGATGTTCTCAGAAATCACAAAATTGAACTTGCTGTCCGGGTTGTACCGGTCCAAATCACTCAATTGGATAGGTCGGGTGGAGCCGTCGTCTGCGACAAATGTTGTGAAATGTCCACCGCCACCTCCTTTCTCTTGTGGCAGTATGGCTTTGGCAGATGCATCGAAATGAAGATCAAACATCTCAAACTGAAGCTGATCTAGACGCCTGCTGCCGATCTGCATGAGGCAACATAGCTCACTTTATTGAAGTAGACCCAAGCTTACTGAGGAATAAACTCCGATACCAAGTCGCGATGCAGTCACAATCCCCGTACCCAGATGCCATGCAGTATGGGCGAAGTTCGCCATTCAGACTGTTTCCGACTTTTCTATATCCGAAAATCGATCAATGTTGGTGCCAGATTACAAAGATGACAGCGATACCCATCAACCCATACGTATCAGATGCAGAATTGAATCCTTCCATGCTCATATCGCCTCCAAACTGATTGATGGCGTTTCGAGTGGCATACCCAATGTAGCATCATCAGAGGGATCAGTCAGCATAAATGGCCAATCCTTCTGAGCAGCAGGGCTAGAATGGCTCAAAGGCTTTCGGTACCAGAATCAAAAGCAGCACGATTCCCGGCGATAAATGATTGGCTATCACCCAGTTCAAAATTGGTTTAGTTCTCTCTTTCATAGTCGATACCGTTTGGAGTTAATGTTGCATAAGCCTGATATTTTCCGGTTTGAGAATTCACATTCACAAATTCAGGGTTTTGCCCCTGGCCGATCTTCGCACTTGCAGTGATTGCCACCTCATCAGGAGAGACGATTTCGTATTCGAAATACGATTTATCTGTTTGTACACCGGGTTCACGACAAATCAATGGAACCATCGTCATTTAACTTGTCTCCCATTACTTCTCTGAATGAAGATGCGATTGTGGTGCTGTCCTGATCTGACTGGCTGTAATAGTGTTTAAAGGTATCTAAAAGTATTTCCTGAGTATGAATTTTTGAGCTTCCTTCATCGATGCTGGATCGTGTTTCAGCTAAATTATTTTCCATAAATTGACTGCGGTCATAAACCACGTAAGCAGCAAACGATTGAGCCAATACCAACAAAACGATGAGAACGCGAAGGGCAACTTTTTGACTCGAGCTCTCTAACGGTTGAATGAGCTTTCGATTCATTATAATTAGATAAAGTACGCCAATTAAAACAGCGGTTAGAAATCCGGACCAGATATTTCCCGTTACGTACGAGACCCCGGCAGATGCTGCTACGCCCAAGATCCCTGCTATGATATATCCCAACTCTTTTGTCATACACTCTTGGTTAGATTGAATTTACAATACAAATCACGCTCTTTTTGGTGAAAAAAGCAAAAAAGGAGATAGGTCAGATATGAGATGTGAGTTAAGTTGAAAGCACGAGCGAGACGCTCGCGCTATTCTAAATTAAGAAACGAAATGGCGCAAGCGTCTCGCTTGTGCCTATTGCCTATTTCAATATCCCGTTTGTGCCTGTTTCAGTACGATTCTTAGATTTACGACAGCAACCTCACTTCATTACTCATTTGTAGCATACAGCCACTCATTCTCCCGTTTCACATTGATACCGGAATCCTTGTATGGATTTACAGTAAGCCTCATCTCAATGTGGCCGGTAGTTCCATCAGCATTTTGAAAATCCGGGTTATTACCTTCAAGGTTAGAAATACCGATAATGGTAATTGTTGAGTCGGTGATGTTCTCAGAAATCACAAAATTGAACTTGCTGTCTGGGTTGTACCGGTCCAAATCACTCAATTGGATAGGTCGGGTGGAGCCGTCGTCTGCGACAAATGTTGTGAATTGTCCACCGCCACCTCCTTTCTCTTGTGGCAGTATGGCTTTGGCAGATGCATCGAAATAGAGATCAAACATCTCAAACTGAAGCTGGTCAGATGCCTGCTGCCGATCAGCATACTCAGATATTGCTTCATTAGAATTGACCCAACTTACAGATGAATAAACTCCGATACTAAGTGCTGCAATCACAATCCCCGTACCAAGATGCCAGGTTATGGGGTAAAGGACCCCATCAGAATGGTTACTTTTCTTATATCCAAAAATCATCAGGGATGGAGCCAGAACAAAGATCACAGCGATTCCCATCAACCCATACAATAATGCAGAATTGAATCCTTCCATGCTCATATCGCCTCCAAACTGATTGATGGCGTTTCGAGCGGCATACCCATGTAGCATCGCAGAGGGATCAGTCAATAAATGGCCAATCCATTGAGCGGCATTAGAAAATGGCTCAAAAGCATTCGGTACCAGAATCAAAAGCAGCACGATTCCCGCGATAATGATTGGAATAACCCAGTTTACAATAATTTTAGTTCTCTCGTTCATAGCTGATCCCGTTTGGAGTTAAGGTTGCAACAGCCTGGTATTTGCCGGTTTGAGAATTCACATTCACAAATTCAGGGTTTTGCCCCTGGCCGATCTTCGCACTTGCAGTGATTGCCACCTCATCAGGAGAGACGATTTCGTATTCAAAATAGATATCTGTTTGTACACCGGGTTCCGACAAATCAATGGAACCATCGTCATTTAACTTGTCTCCCATTACTTCTCTGAATGAAGATGCGATTGTGGTGCTGGCATCCTCAGGCTGAGACGTGTAGTGTTTCAGCGTTTCCAAAAGCACTTCCTGTGTTCTTACTTTTGAAATGCCTTCATCGATAGTGGCTCTTATTTTAACCAGGTTGCTTTCGGTGAATTGACTGCGGTCATAAACCACGTAAGCAGCAAACGATTGAGCCAATACCAACAAAACGATGAGAACGCGAAGGGCAACTTTTTGACTCGAGTTCTCTAACGGTTGAATGAGCTTTCGATCCATTATGATTAGATAAAGTACGCCAATTAAAATAGCGGTTAGAAATCCGGACCAGATATTTCCCGTTACGAACGAGACCCCGGCTGATGCTGCTACGCCCAAGATCCCTGCTATGATATATCCCAGCTCTTTTGTCATACACTCTTGGTTTGATTGAATTTATAAAGGGAATCAAGTTCTTTTTGGTGAAAAAAGCAAAAAGGAGAGAAATTTTCCATCTTGCAATGGCAACCACGGTTTGCGACACTGCCCGGCCGCTAAACAGATACTCTCGCTTGTGGGAGGTTCAATTCCCTAATCTTCCCGAAGCATATTCTCAAGACCGTCGGTATTACTTCTTTGAGTGGTTTTCCGCGAACCTGTTTGTTTTTTGTTTTGGCGGCTGAACTCCTTCTTTTCATCCTCATCGAGACTCTCAAGCTTTCGTTCAAGAATTTCATACATCAGTTTTGACCGAAATGACCGGGCTTTCTCAAGATCATTCTTTTTTACGGATAGTTTCAGATGATTTCCCTCCAACTGAAATGGATTGTCGAGGTTGGGTATTCGGTTTAAGGTTATATCAAAAAACCCTGAAAACCACTTTTTCTCAACCTCAATCGAATCAATAATTCCTAACGGAATGCGGCACGATTTTACGTCCGAATCCAGAAAACCCAGTGTCGTATCTTTTACTTTGTACTCCAGTTCCAACGATTGATCAGCAATACGCAGCAATCCATGGATCTCCGCCAGGCCGAGATAAATATCTTTTTGTTTGAATGGAAGAGTCATGGTATTTGAGTTGATCTCTTTTTGAAAGCTGTACCAAATTAAAAGAAATGGAGATGATTGCAAAGGGAAATGGCAAAAGTGAAAAGGCAGATAGCTCCGGGGGATCGGTACTACGGAAACATGCAGCAAATATAAAATAGCAGTCGGAGGCCGTGGATCATCAAGATAGATTGCTTAACCTATAGGCCACAAATTTGGTATGTCTGAGATTTTACGTTTGTGTTTACCAACCCGGCGAGATTTGAAAGCCAAAGTATCCGCTTTTATCCGGCCGCTGGAAAGGAATTGCGTAGTATAGTTCTGCAACCAGGTAGCCCAGGATATTTACCCTGGCACTCAACCCTGTACTGAAGACGGGAACATTATCAGAGGTTTCATCTGTAGTCCATCGAAAGTCCGGGCTTCGTGAGTTCGACCAAGCCAATCCGCCGTCAAAAAATGCAGAAAGAGTGGTTGGAATGGTTCTGGATCGAAACAGCGCAAGATCTTCAACTCCAAGTATCGGCATCCGTAGCTCAGCATTGGCAATGGCAAGCCGGCTTCCGAAGAGTCTGTCGAATTCGGGACAACTGTTCCCGGCTGAGTCTCGGCACTCCCGGGCGGAAAATGATCCGATGTTATATCCGCGAACAAACCGTTCATTTCCAAGAAATATCGGGTTTAAACGGCCATCTTCTGCATCGGAGGCATATCGTCCGTAGTGAAGAGCACGAAATCCGAGTGTGAGCGGTTCAAAGTAGAAATATTTCCTGTAGTCGGCAGTTGCAGTTAGGTAACTGAGTGAACCAAAGGTCTGTTCAGCTTCCAGCCGCATCCGGTGGCCCTGGATCGGGCCGGTAAATGCAAAAATTGAATTGTCACTTACATAGGCAGCCGAGCTGGTAAAGAGGTTTAAAGGATCTGGTTCGTCGATTGCGGATTCGGTGGTTTCCCGTTTGAAAGGAATTCCGCGACCCGAAAAATAGATCTGTTCTTGTTCAAACTGGTACCAGAGATGAGTCCAGCCGCCGGAAAATTCAAACCGTTGCGTTTGCGAAAGCGGATACTTACCCAGGGCATTTACCCGTTCACGAAAAATTCGCTGATTCAAACGGATGACTGACTCAGGAGCAACAACAGGTTCTCCGTCTACCCTGGTAGTATCGTTTCTGGAAATTCCGGTTCGGGTACTTCTATAGGTTTGATGGGTGATAGATCCACCCCAGATAAATCGATTATCCTGATTGAGATATGCAACCTGTCCTGCGATATCTTTTAACCGCCCCTGTACTCGTAATGAGGTTACAAGCTGATGCTGATTTAACATATCGCTAAAGCTCGCTGTAACACCACCGGCAACTCCAACCCCGAATTGATTGGAAACTCCTGCCCCGGCACCACCGCTGATTCCATCTAAACGAAGAGTAGGCGTATAATCGGAAACACCAAAAGAGGTATCATCCGGGAGATCAGTCATGGGATTATTCAGATACATCTGTACGATCTGGTTGCCCTGTTGGCCCGAGCCTGGAAGCTGGCCAGATTCAACAATGGCAGATTCACCAGATAGTGGAACGTCTTGTTGCTTCTCCTCACTAATTCGGTGAATTTTGTAATTGGAATCATTAAATACGGTAGCCATCATCTCCCCGGTATTTGATGCCACAGTGAGAACAGGAGAAAGTTTACTGATCCCGGAAATGCCGGTACTAACATTTGTAACCCGGTATCGCTGACCAGTTTCAAAATCAAACCGAAAAATATCGCTGAATCCCTGGTAATCAGAGATATAATACAGAGAAGACCCATCTTTACTGTATTTCGGATTGATATGCTTGGCGTTTTCAAAAGATGGAATCATTCGAATTTGTTGAGTACGGAGGTTTAGTTCAGCGATTTTCATGTTGCCAAAAATCATGTTCTCCAAATCCGTCTTACTTCCCCGGTCCGTCACAAAAGCTATTCGTTCACTATCGGGTGACCAGGTAGGCTGCAAGTCTGAATGACGATCCTGTGTAACATTTCGGAGTGAATCGGTTTCAAGATTGTAGATATAAAGATCGGTATAACCACCATCCGAACCTGAGAAGGCTATTTTGCTTCCA from the Balneolaceae bacterium genome contains:
- a CDS encoding transposase yields the protein MSEKFKIFDDNLPYFVTFTVVKWIDLFTRNEYRKVIINNLQYCQKNKGLIIYAYCIMTNHIHLILSSSDESNLSNTIRDFRGFTSKTLLDVIKSNPRESRKKWLLKSFRFEGNKRKSNTTYQLWKRNFHPLELDNHYLIKEKIEYIHQNPVKAGFVFKATDYVFSSASDYSGKQGLINVRNIFE
- a CDS encoding basic secretory protein-like protein; the encoded protein is MISRKLFLASLAIIFILVPFSAEAQYFGRNNVQYENFNYKILHTEHFDIYHYPKEAEATADIGILAERWYKRHSVTLDHSLKSKNPLIIYANHADFQQNNIVPQVGVGTGGVTEGLRNRVVMPFAEANSSTNHVLGHELVHAFQYDIARQDKIGGIRATSQMPLWFIEGMAEYLSVGAEDTHTAMWMRSALLNDDLPSIKDLSNPQEYFPYRYGHSVWTYIAGQWGDQAVSKLYVRSAQKGLEKGFKQVLGISRDSVSTLWQNSIREKYSDDIKNRTHPEEVGEPILGKKEDTGSINVSPSLSPNGEYVVFISERNLFSIELFLADAKTGEIIRKLTSTITDPHLSALRFIESSGSWSPDNNTFAAVVFSKGDNQITLINIHNGKVERQLSFGDVDAITNPAWSPDGSKIAFSGSDGGYTDLYIYNLETDSLRNVTQDRHSDLQPTWSPDSERIAFVTDRGSKTDLENMIFGNMKIAELNLRTQQIRMIPSFENAKHINPKYSKDGSSLYYISDYQGFSDIFRFDFETGQRYRVTNVSTGISGISKLSPVLTVASNTGEMMATVFNDSNYKIHRISEEKQQDVPLSGESAIVESGQLPGSGQQGNQIVQMYLNNPMTDLPDDTSFGVSDYTPTLRLDGISGGAGAGVSNQFGVGVAGGVTASFSDMLNQHQLVTSLRVQGRLKDIAGQVAYLNQDNRFIWGGSITHQTYRSTRTGISRNDTTRVDGEPVVAPESVIRLNQRIFRERVNALGKYPLSQTQRFEFSGGWTHLWYQFEQEQIYFSGRGIPFKRETTESAIDEPDPLNLFTSSAAYVSDNSIFAFTGPIQGHRMRLEAEQTFGSLSYLTATADYRKYFYFEPLTLGFRALHYGRYASDAEDGRLNPIFLGNERFVRGYNIGSFSARECRDSAGNSCPEFDRLFGSRLAIANAELRMPILGVEDLALFRSRTIPTTLSAFFDGGLAWSNSRSPDFRWTTDETSDNVPVFSTGLSARVNILGYLVAELYYAIPFQRPDKSGYFGFQISPGW